One part of the Armatimonadota bacterium genome encodes these proteins:
- a CDS encoding cation:proton antiporter has translation MDTLKIPELYLLALALVFTVPYLIWRLGRTDGWAPLVVVQIVTGILLGPGVLGRAAPGYYSFIFKPDVVTMLNGVALWALILFVWGAGLELDLGQVWKHRRETFLTAGLALGMPLALGFFASLFLMGTGWIGPAAMPWQFSIGIGMACAVTALPILVLFLEKLDILRTSLGQRILRYASLDDIAVWAVMAAIVMDYSRLGQQAVFLILFALAAVVYRKVVPKLSPSDRWPVALIWLALVSFGADWGGLHFMVGAFLAGAVSDSEWYGQEHLDRFRNAVLLAFMPVFFLSTGLRTTWSVGGAAVFAAAGILFLAAVAGKLAGVAVVGRILRWPKGESLLIGLLLQTKALIMIIFANILLDKQIISSDTFTALVLMAVASTIIAMPWAKTVLNSARKPEGPMVKPE, from the coding sequence ATGGATACGTTGAAAATCCCCGAGCTCTACCTGCTGGCATTGGCCCTGGTTTTCACCGTCCCCTATCTCATCTGGCGGTTGGGGCGCACCGACGGCTGGGCCCCCCTTGTGGTTGTGCAGATCGTGACCGGGATCCTGTTGGGCCCGGGGGTTTTGGGACGGGCCGCACCAGGCTACTACTCCTTCATCTTCAAGCCAGATGTGGTGACGATGCTCAATGGGGTCGCCTTGTGGGCGCTTATTTTGTTTGTTTGGGGCGCGGGGTTGGAATTGGATTTGGGACAGGTTTGGAAGCACCGCCGCGAAACGTTCCTGACCGCCGGGCTCGCTTTAGGTATGCCGTTGGCGTTAGGATTTTTCGCATCCTTGTTCCTGATGGGCACCGGCTGGATCGGCCCGGCGGCCATGCCCTGGCAATTCTCTATTGGGATCGGCATGGCCTGCGCCGTCACCGCGCTCCCCATCCTGGTTCTCTTCTTGGAAAAGCTAGATATTCTGAGAACTAGCCTGGGGCAAAGGATCTTGCGTTATGCCAGCCTGGACGACATTGCGGTTTGGGCGGTTATGGCGGCGATCGTCATGGATTATTCGCGGCTCGGCCAGCAGGCCGTGTTCTTGATCCTCTTCGCTTTGGCCGCAGTGGTTTACCGCAAGGTCGTTCCCAAGCTTTCACCGTCAGATAGGTGGCCGGTGGCCCTGATTTGGTTGGCCTTGGTCTCGTTTGGTGCCGATTGGGGTGGCTTGCACTTTATGGTCGGGGCTTTCCTTGCCGGTGCGGTTTCCGATTCTGAGTGGTATGGCCAAGAACACTTGGACCGCTTCCGGAATGCAGTGCTTTTGGCCTTCATGCCTGTCTTCTTTCTTTCCACCGGGTTGCGGACAACCTGGAGCGTGGGCGGGGCCGCGGTTTTTGCCGCCGCAGGGATCCTGTTCTTGGCCGCGGTTGCCGGCAAGCTCGCCGGCGTCGCGGTTGTTGGCCGGATCTTGAGGTGGCCCAAAGGAGAATCCCTATTGATCGGACTGCTGTTGCAAACCAAAGCCTTGATCATGATCATCTTTGCCAACATCCTCCTTGATAAACAAATCATCTCTTCGGATACCTTCACCGCATTGGTCTTGATGGCGGTTGCCAGCACGATTATCGCCATGCCTTGGGCCAAGACTGTCCTGAATTCAGCCCGCAAACCCGAAGGCCCCATGGTGAAACCAGAGTAA
- a CDS encoding tryptophan synthase subunit alpha: MTLSERFTSLRQRNEAALILFVTAGDPTLEDLPEITSALQGAGADVIEIGIPFTDPIADGPVIQASSQRALDRGVTPGMVLESLGRCTLDIPVVLMGYYNPALSWGLGRFANSAKAAGASATIMCDLIPEEAGDWVAASSEAGLDTVFLAAPTSTPQRRQVVCEAATGFIYAVSRMGVTGSGVEMGESTAGLVADLKSRTSTPVCVGFGISTPDHVRQVSGYADGAIIGSWLVERLTRDWADPVSRNGLLEDVRKLKEATRR; this comes from the coding sequence ATGACCCTGTCGGAGCGGTTTACATCCCTGCGCCAACGGAACGAAGCCGCCCTGATCCTGTTCGTGACGGCTGGGGATCCGACCCTGGAGGACCTTCCGGAAATCACGTCGGCCCTGCAAGGGGCTGGAGCAGACGTCATTGAAATTGGGATCCCGTTCACCGACCCGATCGCCGATGGGCCGGTGATCCAGGCCAGCAGCCAAAGGGCATTGGACCGAGGCGTCACACCGGGGATGGTTCTGGAGTCATTGGGTCGATGCACTCTGGATATCCCGGTGGTGCTGATGGGCTATTACAACCCGGCCTTGAGCTGGGGGCTCGGCCGGTTTGCCAATTCTGCCAAAGCAGCAGGGGCATCGGCCACCATCATGTGCGACCTCATCCCCGAAGAGGCCGGCGACTGGGTGGCGGCATCCTCTGAAGCCGGATTGGATACCGTCTTTTTGGCTGCCCCCACGTCCACTCCCCAAAGGAGGCAAGTGGTTTGCGAGGCTGCAACCGGGTTTATCTATGCTGTTTCGAGGATGGGGGTCACGGGGTCAGGGGTGGAAATGGGGGAGTCGACCGCCGGATTGGTCGCCGATCTCAAGTCGCGGACTTCGACGCCCGTTTGCGTGGGGTTCGGCATCTCGACACCGGATCATGTCCGCCAGGTTTCGGGGTATGCAGACGGGGCGATCATCGGATCCTGGCTCGTTGAGCGGCTCACCCGGGATTGGGCCGACCCCGTTTCCCGGAACGGCCTGCTTGAGGACGTCCGGAAGTTGAAAGAGGCGACGCGCCGGTGA
- a CDS encoding histidinol-phosphate aminotransferase family protein: protein MTGNSKRAFHGGASFGAIGESLQTLDRASHVISADVLDAWYDPSPQVIESIQRYLPFLVKTSPPTHGEGLREAIARERFLHAENILIGPGTSSLMFLALPRLVAPTDEVLVLDPSYGEYQHIVENVIGARLVRFELPLDSFQPDIGELIAACRKVKLAILVNPNSPTGVGIGPSQVREILEACPSTNFWIDETYIDYFSLEAGAPMTAEGLVSQNDNVIVCKSMSKFYGLSGLRVGYLAAPQHLVDGWERFSPPWSVGLIGQLAAVLALQDHDYYAAVAAETRILRHELATGLSSLGWIVTPSVTNFLLARVEGRKAAEIVAKLAEQEIFIRDANNLSPRFGGQWLRTAVKKREEQDRLLNALATIR, encoded by the coding sequence GTGACCGGCAATTCCAAACGTGCCTTCCACGGAGGGGCCTCTTTTGGCGCAATCGGGGAGTCGTTGCAAACACTGGATCGTGCTAGCCACGTGATTTCCGCAGATGTGTTGGATGCCTGGTACGACCCGTCGCCCCAAGTTATCGAATCGATCCAGCGCTATCTCCCATTTCTTGTTAAAACAAGCCCGCCCACTCACGGCGAGGGTTTGAGGGAGGCCATTGCCCGCGAACGGTTCCTGCACGCCGAGAACATCTTGATCGGCCCGGGCACTTCCAGCCTGATGTTTTTGGCACTCCCACGATTGGTTGCACCGACCGACGAGGTGCTTGTCCTCGATCCAAGTTATGGTGAATACCAGCACATCGTCGAAAACGTCATCGGGGCCAGGCTTGTGCGGTTCGAACTGCCGCTGGATTCGTTCCAGCCCGACATCGGAGAACTGATCGCCGCCTGTCGCAAGGTGAAGTTGGCGATCTTGGTCAACCCCAACAGCCCGACCGGGGTCGGGATCGGGCCCAGCCAGGTGCGCGAGATCCTGGAAGCTTGCCCTTCCACCAATTTCTGGATCGATGAGACCTACATCGACTATTTTTCCCTGGAAGCCGGGGCTCCGATGACGGCCGAGGGTTTGGTTTCCCAAAACGACAATGTCATCGTGTGCAAGTCGATGAGCAAGTTCTATGGGTTGAGCGGGTTGCGGGTCGGCTACTTGGCCGCCCCGCAGCATCTTGTCGACGGGTGGGAACGCTTTTCGCCTCCTTGGTCGGTTGGGTTGATCGGGCAATTGGCCGCTGTTTTGGCCCTGCAAGATCACGACTATTACGCAGCGGTGGCGGCCGAAACCCGGATCTTGCGGCACGAACTCGCCACTGGCTTGTCGTCTTTGGGCTGGATTGTCACCCCTTCGGTGACAAACTTCCTGCTCGCCCGAGTCGAGGGCAGGAAGGCCGCCGAGATTGTGGCCAAACTGGCGGAACAGGAGATTTTCATCCGGGATGCCAATAACCTTTCACCGCGGTTCGGGGGCCAGTGGCTCCGAACCGCGGTGAAGAAGAGGGAAGAGCAGGATCGGCTGCTCAATGCTTTGGCGACTATTCGCTGA
- a CDS encoding TlpA family protein disulfide reductase — MVSQLCLAALLMFPGAGDPNAALQEINQWRTDQINQARSSGKTLDAAALNKGVKDKATAATDGVKPGEIKPEEGMAWMQLFFMAEKYEDIKALCDRYMTSNPDENGMFNAESYCMQSYYRLGKMEDGAMTVSMMKPTNVSQANMMMSYAANVFAPAIAEKQGADEAVKLLDGVLAKMPAATNDNDSKIVASILASYYGTKSEILIDAGRKDEGMAALDAGLADTRIPDANKRALTFTKTRMGLVGNAPPAIASERGYGSYTSLEALKGKVVVIDFFAHWCPPCKAAFPDMREMYDALKPKGLEIIGVTKYYGYYNQEKGLSKDDEFARMKGFNDDFKINWPVIYDAGNGEAFTAYGVSGIPTSVLIDRKGLVRSVHVGYSKESYAAFRKEVEKAISE, encoded by the coding sequence ATGGTCAGCCAACTCTGCCTAGCCGCCTTGTTGATGTTCCCGGGTGCCGGCGACCCGAACGCCGCCTTGCAGGAAATCAACCAGTGGCGCACCGATCAAATCAACCAAGCCCGGTCATCGGGCAAGACCCTGGATGCCGCAGCCCTCAACAAGGGTGTCAAAGATAAGGCAACCGCCGCAACCGACGGGGTCAAACCGGGCGAAATCAAACCCGAAGAAGGAATGGCTTGGATGCAGCTGTTCTTCATGGCCGAAAAATATGAGGACATCAAGGCCCTCTGCGACCGCTACATGACATCGAATCCCGATGAAAACGGGATGTTCAATGCGGAATCCTACTGCATGCAAAGCTATTACCGGCTGGGCAAAATGGAGGATGGTGCCATGACGGTCAGCATGATGAAGCCGACCAACGTCAGCCAAGCCAACATGATGATGAGCTACGCGGCCAACGTGTTTGCCCCGGCAATCGCGGAGAAGCAGGGTGCCGACGAAGCGGTGAAGCTGCTGGACGGCGTTTTGGCAAAAATGCCTGCCGCCACCAACGACAACGATTCCAAAATCGTGGCCAGCATCTTGGCAAGCTATTACGGCACGAAATCCGAGATCTTGATTGATGCCGGTCGGAAAGACGAAGGCATGGCCGCATTGGACGCAGGCCTTGCCGATACACGGATCCCCGATGCCAATAAACGCGCGCTCACGTTCACCAAAACGCGGATGGGCTTGGTTGGCAACGCCCCGCCGGCAATCGCCAGCGAACGCGGCTATGGTAGCTACACCAGTTTGGAGGCGCTGAAAGGCAAAGTCGTGGTCATCGACTTTTTTGCCCACTGGTGCCCGCCGTGCAAGGCCGCCTTCCCGGATATGCGGGAGATGTACGACGCCCTCAAGCCGAAAGGACTCGAGATCATCGGCGTCACCAAATACTACGGCTACTACAACCAAGAAAAGGGACTCAGCAAAGATGACGAGTTCGCCCGGATGAAAGGGTTCAACGACGACTTCAAGATCAACTGGCCGGTGATCTACGATGCCGGTAACGGCGAAGCATTCACGGCCTATGGCGTCAGCGGCATCCCGACCAGCGTCCTGATCGACCGCAAAGGCCTTGTCCGGAGCGTCCACGTGGGTTACAGCAAAGAAAGCTACGCCGCCTTCCGGAAAGAAGTCGAGAAAGCGATCAGCGAATAG
- the rpsD gene encoding 30S ribosomal protein S4 produces MATYRGRKKDICRKVGFNIWGQAKCPSTKRPYPPGQHGPNMRDGRMSEYGEQLLAKQVIRRYYGMLEKQFRKTFEKARKMHGNNGLNFLRLLEMRLQTQVYRMGYARTIFQARQFVTHQHVTVNGKLVDIPSYTCRVGDVIAVRDREASKNIARKNHYEGAPVPVYIEPDIQGMSGKIIALPEREDFPEFFKEQQVVEFYAR; encoded by the coding sequence ATGGCGACCTATCGAGGACGAAAGAAAGACATCTGCCGCAAAGTCGGCTTCAACATCTGGGGCCAGGCCAAATGCCCGAGCACCAAACGACCCTACCCCCCCGGCCAGCACGGGCCCAACATGCGCGACGGCCGCATGTCCGAATATGGCGAGCAACTCTTAGCCAAACAGGTCATTCGCCGCTATTACGGGATGCTGGAAAAGCAATTCCGCAAAACGTTTGAAAAAGCCCGCAAGATGCATGGCAACAACGGTTTGAACTTCTTGCGGTTGTTGGAAATGCGCCTGCAAACCCAGGTTTACCGCATGGGTTATGCCCGGACGATCTTCCAAGCGCGCCAGTTTGTCACCCACCAGCATGTGACAGTCAACGGCAAACTGGTTGACATCCCCAGCTACACGTGCCGCGTCGGCGATGTCATCGCTGTCCGCGACCGCGAAGCCAGCAAGAATATCGCCCGAAAAAACCATTATGAAGGGGCTCCTGTCCCGGTCTATATCGAGCCGGACATCCAAGGCATGAGCGGCAAGATCATTGCCTTGCCCGAGCGGGAAGACTTCCCCGAGTTCTTCAAAGAACAGCAAGTCGTCGAATTCTACGCCCGCTAA
- a CDS encoding PilZ domain-containing protein produces the protein MLRAMLNESLVVVRATDNAEYRGTVREAEFPLMVLVLDAPSDLKAGEEVACEVLMKGNLVEVEATVVFAEGLYCGLCLKAEHFASGEERAPRAVAPGTTITVESQGESAVGSVCDVSESGLRIRILGSYGQGQVLHLHINSDIGPITFTGIVARVIRELENDASDIGIKIDDMGKLERARYQHFVESLIHRTKKAS, from the coding sequence ATGTTGAGGGCGATGCTGAACGAATCGTTGGTGGTTGTGAGGGCGACCGACAACGCGGAGTACAGGGGGACTGTCCGGGAGGCAGAATTCCCGCTGATGGTTTTGGTGCTGGATGCCCCATCCGATCTGAAGGCGGGTGAAGAAGTTGCTTGCGAAGTATTGATGAAGGGCAACTTGGTCGAAGTTGAGGCCACAGTCGTCTTTGCTGAAGGACTTTATTGCGGTTTGTGTTTGAAAGCCGAACATTTCGCCTCGGGGGAAGAGAGGGCCCCCCGGGCGGTCGCACCCGGGACAACGATCACCGTCGAATCTCAAGGCGAGTCGGCAGTGGGTTCTGTCTGTGACGTCTCCGAATCGGGATTGAGGATCCGGATCCTCGGTTCCTATGGCCAGGGCCAGGTCTTGCACCTGCACATCAACTCTGACATTGGGCCGATCACCTTCACTGGCATCGTTGCCCGGGTCATCCGCGAATTGGAAAACGATGCGTCTGACATCGGCATCAAGATCGATGACATGGGAAAGCTCGAAAGGGCCCGTTACCAACACTTTGTCGAAAGCCTCATCCACCGGACAAAAAAAGCTTCCTGA
- a CDS encoding 16S rRNA (guanine(527)-N(7))-methyltransferase RsmG produces MNLEPVWEECRRQGIERDGSQKSALSAFLDALYRENAHTNLTRVSPEEAPVRHIVDSLLVLPYLPQRGRVLDVGSGPGLPGWVIAWANPGLIVEALDATVKMQRFIATQPLPNLRQRIQRAEEDVEYEMFDAATGRAFAPFGIQAEVTAPWLRVGGRFIPFRTQAERQEIETANAGMLGLKLMDIHEVPLPMDMGIRLFPVFEKTRSTPPEFPRTWARIKAKPLFSR; encoded by the coding sequence ATGAACCTTGAACCAGTTTGGGAAGAGTGTCGGCGGCAGGGGATTGAACGCGATGGATCCCAAAAAAGTGCCCTTTCCGCTTTCCTTGATGCGCTCTACCGAGAAAACGCCCACACCAACCTGACGCGCGTATCTCCAGAAGAAGCCCCGGTGCGCCACATCGTCGATTCGCTGCTGGTTTTGCCGTACCTCCCCCAACGGGGCCGGGTGCTGGACGTTGGCAGCGGGCCCGGGCTCCCCGGTTGGGTGATCGCTTGGGCTAACCCCGGACTGATCGTTGAGGCTCTCGATGCCACGGTCAAAATGCAGCGGTTCATCGCCACCCAACCCCTCCCCAACTTGAGGCAACGCATCCAAAGGGCCGAGGAAGATGTCGAATACGAGATGTTCGATGCGGCAACTGGGCGCGCATTTGCCCCATTTGGGATTCAGGCCGAGGTCACGGCACCCTGGCTCAGGGTAGGCGGACGCTTCATCCCCTTCCGCACCCAGGCCGAGCGCCAAGAAATCGAAACGGCCAACGCCGGGATGCTGGGATTGAAGCTCATGGATATCCACGAAGTCCCTTTGCCAATGGATATGGGCATAAGGTTGTTCCCAGTCTTCGAGAAAACGCGGTCGACCCCGCCAGAATTCCCTCGGACATGGGCGAGGATCAAGGCGAAGCCGCTTTTTTCCCGGTGA
- a CDS encoding leucine--tRNA ligase yields the protein MRDRYEPQEFEAAWRQRWLETGLFRTRQEEGREKFYGLDFFPYPSGAGLSVGHCRNYIPTDVICRMKYMQGFNVLHPMGFDAFGLPAENEAIKRQIHPAPMIDQYAARYRQQMELIGIGYDWSRGFKSSDPGYYRWTQWIFKLLFDRGLAYRSNAEVNWCPKDKTALANEEVVGGLCERCGTPVERRAIPQWFFKITDYAQRLIDDLDGLDWPEGIKNQQRNWIGRSEGVEFEMKVQFGGTEPEAHPDDLVVKTKPATFRVFTTRIDTIFGMTFCVLAPEHPLVETIKKRVSEDRVLAIEAYQASAKALSDIDRQADSREKTGVETGAFAINPATGKPVPIFIADYVMMGYGTGAIMAVPAHDQRDFDFAVRFGLDVVPVFKPDAAYLAQYEATEAEYLADPKRFKTVFSTKDGILVNSGEYSGMSYSEGAAAMGEWIEALGIGERKVNYKLRDWLISRQRYWGCPIPVVYDRDGNIETVIDDLLPVELPEVDNYEPSDDGSSPLSRIPDFVNTTTRDGSLGRRETDTLGGFACSSWYFLRFCDPWNDEKPWDREQVDYWMPVDCYVGGAEHAVMHLLYARFWTKVLYDAGLVSVKEPFQRLMNQGQVLGYTPYRHPREGEILGVGEEGILVSFEEAASLPEEELMWRWVRMSKSKGNVVTPEEAVDQYGADALRIYELFVAPFEQSVNWSNEGMQGASRFLSRVFRLVSDLQPYWHPDWRTVIGVTQADGRSREIRRATHQLVAKATGDIDRFAFNTYVAAMMTTLNTLTDLVKGIESPTESERLAMSEAVEFFITVLAPAAPHSADELWNGLGQSGFTYGLDWPEADPELAAEDEVTVAIQVNGKLRDTLTLPAGASNADLESAARASGKVAAFIDGKTIRKVIVVPGKLVNIVAN from the coding sequence ATGCGCGACCGATACGAGCCCCAAGAATTCGAAGCCGCCTGGCGGCAGAGGTGGCTTGAGACTGGCTTGTTCCGGACGCGGCAAGAAGAAGGGCGCGAAAAGTTCTACGGCCTGGACTTTTTCCCTTATCCGAGCGGGGCGGGGCTCAGTGTCGGCCACTGCCGGAATTACATCCCCACCGATGTGATTTGCCGGATGAAGTACATGCAAGGCTTCAATGTCTTGCACCCCATGGGTTTCGACGCGTTCGGCCTCCCCGCAGAAAACGAGGCGATCAAACGGCAGATCCACCCCGCTCCGATGATCGACCAATACGCGGCCCGCTACCGGCAGCAGATGGAACTGATCGGCATCGGCTATGACTGGTCGAGGGGGTTCAAATCCAGCGACCCCGGATATTACAGATGGACACAATGGATTTTCAAACTCTTGTTCGACCGGGGATTGGCCTACCGATCCAACGCCGAAGTCAACTGGTGCCCCAAGGATAAGACCGCCCTTGCCAACGAAGAGGTTGTCGGCGGCCTTTGCGAGCGGTGCGGGACACCGGTCGAACGCCGGGCCATCCCTCAATGGTTCTTTAAGATCACCGATTATGCCCAAAGGCTGATCGACGACCTGGACGGGCTCGATTGGCCGGAAGGGATCAAGAATCAGCAACGGAACTGGATCGGTCGGTCGGAAGGGGTCGAGTTCGAAATGAAGGTGCAGTTCGGCGGCACAGAGCCGGAAGCGCACCCCGATGACTTGGTCGTCAAAACCAAGCCCGCCACGTTCCGGGTCTTCACCACCCGGATCGACACGATTTTCGGGATGACATTCTGCGTTTTGGCGCCAGAACACCCCCTGGTTGAGACCATCAAGAAGCGGGTGTCGGAAGACCGAGTTCTGGCGATTGAGGCTTACCAAGCATCGGCCAAAGCCCTCAGCGACATCGACCGACAGGCCGACAGCCGCGAAAAAACCGGGGTGGAGACCGGGGCGTTCGCCATCAACCCCGCCACCGGCAAACCAGTTCCGATTTTTATTGCCGATTACGTGATGATGGGTTATGGGACAGGTGCGATCATGGCCGTGCCCGCGCACGACCAGCGCGATTTTGATTTTGCCGTGCGGTTCGGGTTGGATGTCGTCCCGGTTTTCAAGCCGGATGCCGCTTACCTTGCCCAATACGAAGCAACAGAAGCCGAATACCTTGCCGACCCCAAGCGATTCAAAACAGTTTTCAGCACCAAAGATGGCATCTTGGTCAACAGCGGCGAATATTCCGGGATGTCGTATTCCGAGGGTGCGGCCGCAATGGGCGAATGGATCGAGGCCCTTGGGATCGGCGAACGGAAAGTCAACTACAAACTGCGGGATTGGCTGATCTCCCGCCAACGATATTGGGGTTGCCCGATCCCGGTCGTCTACGACCGCGACGGCAACATCGAAACGGTCATCGACGACCTCTTGCCGGTCGAACTGCCTGAAGTTGACAACTACGAGCCCAGCGACGACGGGTCGAGCCCCTTGAGCCGGATCCCCGACTTTGTGAACACAACAACCCGCGATGGTTCCCTTGGGCGGCGCGAAACCGACACGCTCGGCGGGTTTGCCTGTTCCAGCTGGTACTTCCTCCGGTTTTGCGACCCCTGGAATGATGAGAAACCGTGGGATAGGGAGCAGGTCGATTACTGGATGCCTGTTGACTGCTATGTCGGCGGTGCCGAACATGCCGTCATGCACTTGCTCTACGCGCGGTTTTGGACGAAGGTGCTCTATGACGCTGGCCTTGTTTCAGTGAAGGAGCCGTTCCAGCGGCTGATGAACCAAGGCCAGGTTTTGGGTTACACGCCCTACCGCCACCCGCGGGAAGGCGAAATCCTGGGAGTCGGCGAAGAAGGGATCCTGGTCAGTTTCGAAGAAGCGGCATCACTCCCTGAAGAGGAGCTGATGTGGCGGTGGGTGAGGATGTCCAAATCCAAGGGGAACGTCGTCACACCGGAAGAAGCGGTCGACCAATATGGCGCCGATGCCTTGCGGATCTATGAACTTTTTGTTGCGCCCTTTGAACAGAGTGTCAACTGGAGCAACGAGGGGATGCAGGGGGCGTCCCGTTTCCTCAGCCGAGTTTTCCGGCTGGTCAGCGACCTCCAGCCCTATTGGCACCCCGATTGGCGGACGGTCATCGGAGTCACGCAAGCCGACGGCCGGTCGCGAGAGATCCGCCGTGCCACGCACCAACTGGTCGCCAAGGCCACCGGGGACATCGACCGCTTTGCTTTCAACACCTATGTTGCGGCCATGATGACGACCCTCAACACGCTCACCGACCTGGTGAAGGGTATCGAATCGCCTACGGAATCGGAACGGCTTGCCATGAGCGAAGCGGTGGAGTTCTTCATTACCGTTCTGGCCCCGGCCGCCCCGCACTCGGCCGACGAGCTTTGGAACGGGCTGGGCCAATCCGGCTTCACCTATGGGCTGGATTGGCCCGAGGCCGACCCGGAATTGGCAGCGGAAGACGAGGTCACGGTGGCCATCCAGGTCAACGGCAAGTTGCGGGACACCTTGACCCTACCGGCCGGGGCCAGCAATGCCGACCTCGAATCGGCGGCCCGGGCAAGCGGCAAAGTCGCCGCGTTCATCGACGGAAAAACCATCAGGAAGGTGATCGTTGTCCCAGGCAAATTGGTCAACATCGTGGCGAATTAG
- a CDS encoding RluA family pseudouridine synthase, giving the protein MEWIAAEKERLDRFLCRQFPQASRAKVAAHVQAGFVTVDGVVATKAGTQLKPGMSITADPIADTAPHPLIPVPMDLEIRFEDEHLLVVDKPRGLAVHPANSLTGTTLVHGLLARSHSLSTFAGEWRPGIVHRLDKETTGLLIVAKSDQAHAKLAALVQKREIHRRYVAVVNGDLPNPRFTIDAPLARHPRNPLLRAVVPGGKAARTHIQQLKRINSGLLVACRLESGRTHQIRVHLAHFGWPVIGDDLYAPPKLQPGPMQLHAASLQFVHPFTGEPVRIFAAPPTDFLGRDDVTQEGVDGWE; this is encoded by the coding sequence GTGGAATGGATTGCGGCCGAGAAGGAGCGGCTGGACAGGTTCCTGTGCCGCCAATTCCCCCAAGCGAGCCGGGCCAAGGTTGCGGCCCACGTCCAGGCCGGATTCGTCACCGTGGATGGGGTCGTTGCCACCAAAGCCGGGACGCAGCTGAAACCAGGGATGTCCATCACGGCCGACCCGATTGCCGACACGGCCCCGCACCCGCTCATCCCGGTTCCCATGGATCTCGAAATCCGGTTTGAAGATGAGCACCTGCTGGTTGTCGACAAGCCGCGGGGGCTGGCCGTCCACCCGGCGAACTCGTTGACCGGGACCACATTGGTTCATGGCTTGTTGGCGCGGTCGCATTCCCTCAGCACATTTGCCGGGGAATGGCGTCCGGGAATTGTGCATCGCCTGGACAAAGAAACAACCGGACTGCTCATCGTCGCCAAAAGCGACCAAGCCCATGCCAAGCTGGCCGCGTTGGTCCAAAAGCGGGAAATCCATCGCCGCTACGTCGCCGTGGTCAATGGCGACCTTCCCAATCCCCGGTTCACCATCGATGCCCCTTTGGCCCGGCACCCCCGGAACCCCTTGCTGAGAGCGGTCGTGCCCGGCGGAAAAGCGGCGCGAACTCACATCCAACAACTCAAGCGGATCAATAGCGGCTTGCTGGTTGCTTGCCGCTTGGAAAGCGGCCGCACCCACCAGATCCGCGTGCATTTGGCCCATTTTGGTTGGCCGGTGATCGGCGACGACCTTTATGCGCCGCCCAAGCTCCAGCCTGGCCCGATGCAACTCCATGCGGCAAGCCTGCAGTTTGTCCATCCGTTCACCGGGGAACCAGTCAGGATTTTTGCCGCGCCCCCGACGGACTTCCTTGGCCGGGATGACGTCACCCAAGAGGGGGTGGACGGTTGGGAATAG
- the radC gene encoding DNA repair protein RadC, translated as MGIGSVHLHDLLAVVLSRTEEDVAFREDPAAELVRRYPGRRIVDLSQSELHAIAGFEPFESLRVVAAIEIGRRAGQSRLQTIESIEGVEDAFKLFAWLAHESQENFCAAFLNSKGGILSTKVIHIGTLNMSVVGAREVFREAVRENAASVIVAHNHPSGDPEPSEEDIAITEKLREAGDLLDIRLLDHVVIGSNRCVSLMREGLV; from the coding sequence ATGGGCATCGGCTCGGTTCATTTGCATGACCTCCTGGCGGTCGTGCTCAGCCGAACTGAGGAAGACGTCGCGTTCCGGGAAGATCCGGCGGCCGAGCTCGTGCGGCGCTATCCTGGCCGGCGCATTGTGGACCTCAGCCAGAGTGAACTGCATGCGATCGCTGGATTTGAACCGTTCGAGTCCCTCCGGGTTGTTGCCGCCATCGAAATCGGCAGAAGGGCTGGCCAAAGCCGCCTCCAGACGATTGAAAGCATCGAGGGCGTTGAAGACGCCTTCAAGCTATTCGCGTGGTTGGCCCACGAATCACAAGAAAATTTCTGCGCTGCTTTCCTTAACTCGAAAGGCGGCATCCTCAGCACAAAGGTCATCCACATCGGCACATTGAACATGTCGGTGGTGGGGGCACGGGAAGTTTTCCGCGAGGCCGTCCGGGAAAATGCGGCGTCGGTGATCGTAGCCCACAACCATCCAAGCGGCGACCCAGAGCCATCCGAGGAAGATATCGCGATCACTGAAAAACTCAGGGAAGCCGGAGACCTCCTCGATATCCGGCTCCTCGACCATGTCGTCATCGGTTCGAACCGATGTGTCAGCTTGATGCGGGAAGGGCTGGTTTAG